The nucleotide window AAGAATATTAATATCCTCGAAGGATCTATATTATGTGGATAGCCTTGCAGTCTAGACAAGAAGTAGACGTAGAAGGAGTATTAAAGAGGGTAGCGAACATGTTGGCGAGCGTGTTCGTATACAGTGGGTCCCCCACTTACGTGGACAGGTTCGCGAACGCCCTCTCTAAGGAAGCGGTAGCCAGGGTACTCTACGAGTCCCAGAGGGTCTTACAGATCGGGATAACCAACGGCGAAGTCAAGACGGGCAACGCGGAGGTGACCGGTAGGGCAGTAAAGGCCACTGACAAGAAAGAAGGAGAAAACGTCTACCCGGCGATAATAATACGCAGGGAGGACAAGCAATACGCGATAATCGGGTTCCTGCCTACGGACAAGGACATAGAGGACTTCATCAGCCTCATCGAGAAGGACATATATTACGCAAGGAAGGCAGGTGCGTTAGCCATGTCCGTAGCGAATAAGGCCTTATTGGGTGGTGGGTGAAGTGATAAGCGGTTCCTTCAGGTTCCTGATAAACACCGAGAGCCTCAACGGTGTGGAGACCGTAGGTAACTTAGCGAGGCACAGGACTGCACCCGTAGTCCTGAAGACACCGACGGGTTACCTCATACGCTACGTCCCGGCGGTCTCCGGTGAGTCACTGGCCCACGCCTACCAAGTCGCGGTAGTGGACTTAGCCCAGAAGTACAAACTCCCGGTGGGCGTGTACTCGTCTAAGTACGATTTCATTAAGTTCTCGTCCGAAGAGGTCTTAAAGGACGAAGGTATAAAGGAGCCAAAGGACGCTGAGGACGCCAGGAGGTTCGAAGTGGAGGTGATGCTGAAGGACGTAGTAGCCGATATAGGCGGGTTCATGTACGCCGGGGGTACACCGGTGAGGAGGACTTCGAGGGTGAAGTTCGGTTACATGATACCTGCGTTGACGGGTGAGGACATACCGGCCCAGTTAGAGAGCCAGTTCCACGTGAGGAGTAGCACTAAGGGGCAGATGATCTATAACGTCGAGGTGTCGTCAGCACTGTACACCATGTCCTTCTCCCTAGACGAAGACCTGGTCGCAGTCCCGTCGACGGAAGGGAAAGAAGTAGAGGGCGAAAAGGCTCTACAGAAGCAGAGGAAGGACAGGGTTGAGGTAGCCC belongs to Stygiolobus caldivivus and includes:
- the csa5 gene encoding type I-A CRISPR-associated protein Csa5 produces the protein MWIALQSRQEVDVEGVLKRVANMLASVFVYSGSPTYVDRFANALSKEAVARVLYESQRVLQIGITNGEVKTGNAEVTGRAVKATDKKEGENVYPAIIIRREDKQYAIIGFLPTDKDIEDFISLIEKDIYYARKAGALAMSVANKALLGGG
- the cas7a gene encoding type I-A CRISPR-associated protein Cas7/Csa2, with translation MISGSFRFLINTESLNGVETVGNLARHRTAPVVLKTPTGYLIRYVPAVSGESLAHAYQVAVVDLAQKYKLPVGVYSSKYDFIKFSSEEVLKDEGIKEPKDAEDARRFEVEVMLKDVVADIGGFMYAGGTPVRRTSRVKFGYMIPALTGEDIPAQLESQFHVRSSTKGQMIYNVEVSSALYTMSFSLDEDLVAVPSTEGKEVEGEKALQKQRKDRVEVALKALYYVLTGNFGGRRARFLPNMELMSGIVTVTDFPFMPEPGHTNDYITSSIKRLEKAKSIMNGKGEAYVIDNEGLGGGEGAKKLASAEELVEELLKVALKQ